In Sulfurisphaera javensis, a single genomic region encodes these proteins:
- a CDS encoding HD domain-containing protein, with the protein MVMKRIRDPLYGLISIDDDLIKSPYFQRLRYIIQNGMAYMVFPSMNHTRFEHSIGAYHLLVRMKDKIDKVFETEKNDLSLDWETLEKLVLYHDIGHLPFSHTFEKAFEILKYLDKYLNNNSNKYQQINSFIKKEIGITKRSEKIHDYIGIVVLRYMNEDEVADLKKEVYVDPKSKDSKLARLIINSDLDVDRLDYLQRDAYFAGAKFGLIDVDRLREFEIEYISALDGCKPERYFYVFQPKSIDDLEHYFLARFHMYSSVYEHPVVSIYNGIMAYFIAYAIYKDLIDFENITKPEKFLYFTDDSVLHLLKNKKDDPEFKHFYEAIIERKKYKKAIIYSDKIAKNFSKNFKNYKDKIYNFLIKHGGKVIITDEYVKSDIKNILIHVGDEYKPAKDSLKVPHSRYKICVGVYNDENLIREVKEYFEDEFKIKLEFRNT; encoded by the coding sequence ATGGTAATGAAGAGAATTAGAGATCCTCTTTATGGACTTATTTCTATTGATGATGACCTTATTAAATCCCCTTACTTTCAGAGGTTAAGATATATAATTCAAAATGGAATGGCTTACATGGTTTTTCCTTCAATGAATCATACAAGATTTGAACATAGCATTGGAGCTTATCACTTATTGGTAAGAATGAAAGATAAAATAGATAAAGTTTTTGAGACGGAGAAAAACGATTTAAGTCTAGATTGGGAAACCTTGGAAAAATTAGTCTTATATCATGATATTGGTCATCTCCCTTTTTCACATACATTTGAAAAGGCCTTTGAAATACTAAAATATCTCGATAAATACCTCAACAATAATTCAAATAAGTATCAACAAATAAATTCGTTTATAAAGAAAGAAATAGGCATTACTAAAAGGTCCGAGAAAATTCATGACTATATAGGAATAGTAGTATTAAGATATATGAATGAGGATGAGGTTGCAGATTTAAAGAAGGAAGTATATGTAGATCCAAAGAGTAAAGATTCAAAATTAGCTAGGTTAATCATAAATTCTGACCTTGATGTCGATAGATTAGATTACCTACAAAGAGATGCCTACTTCGCTGGGGCAAAGTTTGGTTTAATTGACGTTGATAGACTTAGAGAGTTCGAAATCGAATACATCAGTGCTCTAGACGGATGTAAACCTGAAAGATATTTCTACGTATTTCAACCTAAAAGCATTGATGATTTAGAGCATTATTTCCTCGCAAGATTTCACATGTATAGTAGCGTTTATGAACATCCGGTAGTTTCAATCTATAATGGTATTATGGCTTACTTTATTGCTTATGCAATTTACAAAGATTTGATAGATTTTGAAAACATAACTAAACCTGAGAAGTTCTTATACTTTACTGATGATTCGGTTTTGCATTTACTAAAAAACAAGAAGGATGACCCAGAATTTAAGCATTTTTATGAGGCAATTATTGAAAGGAAAAAGTATAAGAAAGCTATCATATATTCTGATAAGATAGCAAAGAATTTTAGCAAAAACTTTAAGAACTATAAAGATAAAATATACAATTTCCTAATAAAGCATGGCGGAAAAGTAATTATAACAGATGAATATGTAAAGTCTGATATAAAAAATATCTTGATTCATGTAGGGGACGAATATAAACCAGCAAAAGATAGCTTAAAAGTACCTCACTCAAGGTACAAAATATGTGTAGGCGTATATAATGATGAAAATTTGATTAGAGAAGTTAAAGAGTACTTTGAAGACGAATTTAAAATTAAATTAGAATTCAGAAATACCTAG